In a single window of the Caldilineales bacterium genome:
- a CDS encoding alpha/beta hydrolase — translation MFLTLDDARLFTTAFGPPTAPVLLGIGGWIGSWELWAGPFSLLSADWYTIAYDHRGAGATLAPTESITFERLVDDVFCVLDAYRVERCYLAAESAGAATALAAALRQPERIAGLVIVDGFYFGDTPNDRDPFLAGLRSHYAATLDAFVTACVPEEDCDHIKRWGRQILDRAAPEAAIALYRTVNPIDLRHQLPGIRQPTLILHGSADRVVPVEAAHWLAAALPNARLVILDGAGHVPTMTRPQAVAHEMAQFLQTVSMATPSLVARGLPPAI, via the coding sequence ATGTTCCTCACTCTCGATGACGCCCGCCTCTTCACCACCGCCTTTGGCCCGCCCACCGCGCCGGTCCTCCTCGGCATCGGCGGCTGGATCGGCAGTTGGGAACTCTGGGCGGGTCCATTTTCGCTCCTGAGCGCCGACTGGTACACCATCGCCTATGACCACCGCGGCGCCGGCGCGACCCTCGCCCCCACCGAGTCGATCACCTTCGAGCGGCTGGTCGATGATGTCTTCTGCGTGCTGGATGCCTACCGGGTGGAGCGATGCTATCTGGCCGCCGAATCGGCCGGCGCTGCCACTGCCCTCGCCGCCGCACTCAGGCAGCCGGAGCGGATCGCCGGTCTTGTCATCGTCGATGGCTTCTACTTCGGCGACACGCCGAACGACCGCGACCCGTTCTTGGCCGGGCTGAGATCGCACTACGCCGCCACACTGGACGCCTTTGTCACCGCCTGCGTGCCCGAGGAAGACTGCGACCACATCAAACGCTGGGGCCGGCAAATCCTGGATCGCGCCGCTCCCGAAGCCGCCATTGCCCTCTATCGCACCGTCAATCCCATCGATCTCCGCCACCAGTTGCCGGGCATCCGCCAGCCAACACTGATTTTGCACGGCAGCGCCGACCGGGTGGTCCCCGTCGAAGCGGCGCACTGGCTGGCAGCCGCTCTCCCAAACGCCAGGCTAGTCATCCTCGATGGCGCCGGCCACGTCCCGACCATGACCCGCCCCCAAGCAGTGGCGCACGAAATGGCGCAATTCCTGCAAACCGTGTCGATGGCGACCCCCTCGCTCGTTGCCAGGGGCCTCCCGCCCGCGATTTGA